In Magallana gigas chromosome 1, xbMagGiga1.1, whole genome shotgun sequence, the sequence tttatgtcAAGATTTTCAGAGTTATAacctacaattaaaaaaataaaataaaaaatcagaaaCGTATGAAGATCGATTTATGCAGTAAAACAATCACTGAAAAATGTTTCTGCAAATTCAAGCTAAAACACAGAgtctagaaaaatattttcataaatatattcaatatactTACTTTGGGAACAAAAAAGTTAAGTTCTGAAGGAGAAAAAATTTGTACTTCGTGGTAGTCTGTTTGCTAATTGCAGCAACATAAACTTACTTTCCTTCGAGTTACGAAATAACAATCGCGAGAAATTTCAGGTGAAGAGGAAATTCTGGTTGATCTCTACCTTGAAAGAATGTAGATTCGTGAAGTTAAAAGTTACGTTATGTCAAAAAAAGATACACCAGTCcatagaaataatatatttaaaactattGTTTTACCTCGTTTGGAGACGGGTAGAAAAAATCGTTGAATTTCCTCTTCGACATGGGAGATTCGATCGTTGTTGACTCGATCGTTTGACATATGGTGGGAACCAGTTCACGTTGATCTGGGTCATTGACGTGTTACTATTTTGATGCCATATTTTCAAACGCAATAACGATAAGGATTTTGATATTAACTAAAACAAGCTTCTATAGGAGAATATCGGCAGAATCTTTTAAAGACGGAAATCTCAGCCGGAAAATTTTATTCTACAGGCGGTTAATTTTGCCGGTTGCCGGCTCTTATTGAAAACACTGTAAATAAATAAGACTGAGTGATTATgcctttaatatctttatcgtttcttATTAGTATTCCTAAAATTTCAGCACAAAGTAAAAATAGGTATGGCGATATTGGGTCGCCTTGTCTACAGCCTCTTTCCGGgtaaaaatattctgaaattaCACCATTTTGAATTACACAAGCTTTTATTCCATTATAAAAGGTTTTACTTATCAGGTAATCTTCAATTATAGTTTACGGTCATCATTTCAATCGTTTTGAAATAACAAAGAACGTGTAAGTAGTTATTCTGGTGCAGGTGTTTTGTAGTGTATAGATACGTGAGACAACATGGaaagaaatggaaaaaatagTTATAGTAATAGTAATATATtctatcatttttcatttattgtatTACTTGTTTTGTAAAATGATTGCTTGTGAGTAAAAATGTAACTTACCTTAACCACATAATGCAAGTTAAAAgtttgttatctttttttgtCCATATCACGTGGTCATGTCATGTGATTAGCTTTATCCGTTCTCCATCGAGCTAAGATTTCTTGCATAGGATAAGCAATACAAGAGACAAAAAGTGATTTCGATTACATTTTGATTAAAAGTTTTCTCAATCTTAGCCCACAGTTCATCGTATAAAATAggaaatataaaaagaatatcaTATAAACGCACACATTGTACATGTTACTGTAACATGGTCTTTTAAATTGACCTGtaagcagaggatgctcactcctctaTTGCACCTGATCTAACCTCTAATTTTTGTCGAGGCCCGTGTTTTGCTCTGCTccagtttagatttttttcctttggacttttgatttagAACATTCTTCGTTATCACCATATCATGAACGAATGTTTAAGTAAGATAACACATTTTGATAATCATTACTGATGACATTGCACCAGCTGATAGCCTGGTActtttgaatgaatgaataattgATGAATAGATAAAACAACTGTAAAGTTTGATCTAAAATACGGTCTCCGATAATTTGTCAAACTAATAGTTTTCTATTCCATTTTGCAagtactaaatatttttaattatctgGAAATAATACCATTTTCCACCCAATATAAAACGAACACATCAAGGATATACACCTTTATGAATGATAGAGGTAAAGTGTTTAAATATAACCCCTGCAGATACTCAGCtcaaatataaattaatgataGAGAGATATTAGGAAAATTTTACTCCCACTTCTTCTTTCCACTACTGGCTCCGAAAACCAATATTCGTATGAAACCCCTGTCTTCCCTTTTAACCCCCTGTGTACCTCCTGCAATTCCCTGTTTTCTATTTTCTCGCCCTTTGTTTTCCCTGTACCATTTGTACATCTCctgtatactgtaaattccttattttacttaATACTGCGATTTCGCTGTTTTCTATAAAATCGCGAATATAAGAAAAAATCGCCagcatcaattttttgttttgtttttccatgGTCAAAAAATGTCTGGAAAATGAAGGCgatattttaaaatccaaaaaagagagttgcttctcgcgattttatgcAGATATTAATATATCGCGCAAAGTTAAGAATCTACAGTATCTCATGTTATcgcaaataaattttgaccttttttttttttacaaatttgttatCTAAGTGTACATCATCAGAAGTCactataaataaaaagaaataaaatttgaattagatctatcaaattttttactaacaaaatatataaaaattttcattatcaCTGAATATCCAGAAAAGTACACCCTGCCCGGatccatattttattttctccGGCTATCAAATCCGAGGCCAATGTTCAACAACTTTTTTATTGGGGTATaataagtttgttatttttttttgggggggggggggggtagttcaCAACTCCTGACATCATTTATAACAAGACAAAAACACACAGTTGTTCatataaattatgataaataacatttttgttaaaatcttcTTTCTAAATCTTTGCCCACAGTTCATGGTATAAAGTAGGAAATATAAATAGAATGGCACATGAACGCACACGATGTACATGTTACTGTTACATGGTCTTGTTAGGTGACCTGTTAGCAGAGAATGCTTACTTCTCCATTGCACCTTATCCTACCTCTAGCTTTTGTGGAGGTCTGCGTTTAGTTTGCTCCCGTTTTGAGTTTTTCTTTTCGACTTTAGATTTAGAACAttgttcgttatcaccatatCATGAACGAGGACACGCTTGTTTCAGTAAGATAGCACAAATCTGAATTTTGATTAGCTGAAATAGACCAGGGAAGCCCAGGTATCTGATTAAGGTAGCGTACCCTACCTCAGTCATTCTGATTAGAGATTTGCATCAAAaaagttataatttatttactcTGAAGAGCTTGATATCTTTTAAAGACAACGCTGAAAGATCATTTACCAGAAAATTGGTCCGTTTTTCTCAACTACAATGGGGACCAAAGTCAATGGTTCCATACATTTCCAAGATTTTCGTGATTGATAAACGGATGCTCCGAACTGTAAAGTGATCTCTCCCGGTCAGAACTCCAGTGACCACCAAGGAGTTATCCTGTTTCTATTTCTCAAAAGAATTCAAAGACGATTTtaagtttcttttattttggaCTTTTAAATTACTAtctttatgaattttttatttacaatttttattaatgacaatCACGATGCCTTTTAATGTCAATAGACATCGTAAATGTGCTGTACATCAAAGGACACCCATGCAGTcttaatgtattaaatatacACCATTGCCCAAATGTTGATATTCTTCGGGGaaactgatatatatatatatatatatatatatatatatatatatatatatatatatatatatatatatatatatatatatatatatatatatatatatatatttcccaatacaacaaaaaataaatcggcacagttttaaataatttaaaaataagaaatatccagaataaaatcacaaattgatcctattaaccgcaaacgttttcgccattcctggctcttcaggcagttATGTACTATTTTACTATTATCGCGCACGTGGtgttataaaaaacaaaacatatgaaAGATCTTTTCAATATTCGTTGTACATGTTTACCAATATATGTCAGGgagaataaatataaatcaaaacttgTAAAATATTCAGAAATACTCTTAAAGTCAAAGTCAAAGTAGGGCAACAACGAGCTGTTTCCGTTAATTAACGAAATCAACTTCAATGTATCGGTTTTACTTCTTACAAATTCTCATATAATCACGAAATTAGTAtcaaaatgtagaaaattacgaataaattaaaacatgaaataataTCTTTGAAAAAGTTATGTTAGTTTAATTGGACAAGTTAGATGTTTCTTTTCCGAATAATCCGTTTTCTCTATAAGATGACGTATTATTTAAATGTTgtgtgaggtttttttttttattaaagttaaagagacagtacggcacATCATAATAAAAAACCGACTTAATTTGTTTGTACTACtcataaatgtataaactttcagaaaattacaaatttatccaatctaaaacatttcattagaattaataatttgttataagcCATAAATATAAACATCGCAACGTGCTACGGGATTCCCCCCGTCTATACtaatacgcatgcgtatttactatATTATCCTGGACAAACTTCTTAACAGCTAAATGCATCAtctaaacattacaataatgtgttggtaagaagaaataaaagaaactacaatcaagaaataaattgaagagggtttatttttttgttcgtATTATGTTACAGATATAGATATTGTGCTGCTTTACTttgcatgcacatcgaacacgtgcatgtcgttcatacagagtgcatatcGTCTACACAATATTGAAGACCCCGGTCGCATTACATCCAACATAAAAGAGTATGGATAATGAAtacaagaaagtaacaacgtaacatcgtttTATTGGTTTCTACAAAAAACCTCAGTTTTCTGAAGTCCATGTTGTCACTGTAAGATCTTCGAAAGTGTGTAGTTTGCGCATGTGTGATGGTATAACAGTACGACACAGGAAACCCTTCAAGGATTTCTGAAATATGTGTGCCTGGATTTCATGCAGTATGTTTTGCTTCAAATTTTAATGGATATTGCTTACCAGTGCAGTGAATATcatgttatttttgttcaaaacgcgtttctaaAATCATCCTGTCCAatgtaacgtgttcgggtgaatgaaatacatgtacctggatTTGGTGAAACATGAATAGTACTCTCGGCTTTTTTTAGCAATGGAtccttatttttggatgtcgtcagtcctataacacaccaaggctgtgcagacaaattgaataacgcggtATAAAAATTTGTCTccaccgcttggtgtgttacAGGACCAACGACTTCCAAAAATAAGCaattaatacttatatttatattcaaactaatgtttatttgtatgaagtatATGTGTATTGTCTCTGTAAAGCAATTTTTTACGCTCTCAGTCATGGATATGAAACATATGaggaacagccatattaacatgttattttgtTCGCTTCTGCgactaaaaatatagtgccagaagCTTTgcagagaaaaatcttctctattAATGGGTAGatttaattaaatgataatttttttaagtacatatcaaattggttatgtaagattgaaagttttatttaatctcacaaaaaaatgaatatactcaaaacacgtggAGACGTTTATAGTTGTGCTCATGACAGTTTAAATAATTGAGTTGAAACTATCAGCAATAATGAAATTGTTCAAGCAACTGTGAGTACTTGGATGGaaaatttatttagtatttaatcattgactatttattttttttataaaaaactaCCGGGTATGGTGAATagacacccctgcgaatgttattgtcatttgaatttagaccacgtggttttatttgaccctatTAGTTTTGCAGTAATATCATGCCACTCTTTATAGTATATTTCCTATAATCTAGGTACTAGTAGTCAAATATAAGATCTAgccgtttattgattttaaattttaacttcATTAACTGTTGGATAAAATGAGTTACAGAAAAAATGTGACACTAGAaatgatagttttttttaatgttgcaaCAGTTAACATCCTTAGTAGCGATGCCCCCTAAAGATTAATTTTCGATCTGCGCGAGACCTAGTAAGAGCATCAATACTAAAACaaactatactattttatgcagaatggtCTTTGAAAATGGTTCGATATAGTAAGTAGTAATACAAAAAAGACACCTATTCATTTTTATACAGCATGGTTTTGTACACCAATAGCCAAGAGCAttaaacatggctatgattttattaagcaacccaatgtttatattttcaaccacgtgtagagtggttgaacacgaacgataactctgttctgaatgttattgtttaatttaaataaccgctagatgatgaaataagacatatatcttcctacattttcatgttttaacataaatcaaagtcggatatgatatgaaaaacaacTAGTACTTAAGTATCTTGAGAATATTATCcaaacacttatacttccgctcaaaTTTCACagaaactgaacaaatctcggggaAGTCTCGTTAACTTTCaatcgagcacctctggatttattacatacttagcaacgataaagaaaacattctgaaCGCATTCGCTGGGGTGATAGAGACTGGTTTGACAGTTAGATTTGGTTCGCACCAAGAAATAATTGTCTTATTCTTGtataaaaagttataatatCATATCCTTCTGTTTGTACCAAATGTTACAGCACTGTCTTACTTAGAAGAAAAACCCAACTACAAAGAAACGCcacttttattgaattttttcaacAGCTTGCTACAACtcataaaaatgcatttgtatGTGAATTAATTTATGGTATTCATAAATATCAGACAAATACTGTAAATGTCtcaaataaatgataaacaCTTGAACATAAGCACAATATTCCTTTAAaactatttcaataaatattaaaaagaaatataacttGTTTATCTATCTATTCAACAAAGCCAAGTTTTCTATGCGAGAGAAATGTGCTAAATCCACCATTGGGCTTAAACTTGGTTACAATATTCCTCCAAAAATATTCACATAAACAGGAGTTTTCTATCTACCTGATCAATCTAGCTCCGTTTTTATGTGGGGAAAATGTGCTAAATCCATAATTAGTGTACATAtaggtaaatttttacaaaattcatcATAAACCCAATACAAAGAGTTGCATCAGAGGATTAACAACATGGCCTACATAACACTCCAAAACTATTCACATAAACGTTAGTTTTCTATCTACCTGATCAATATAGCCCAGTTTTTTTATGAGGGAGATATGTGCTAAATCCACCATTAGTGTACATATaggtaaaattttacaaaatgcatCATAAACCCCATACAAAGAGTTGCATCAGAGGATTAACAACATGGCCCACATAACATTTGCATTACCCCACAACATCATGATGCAACTTGTCATAACATGGTTAAGAAGACCTATGACATGGGTCACCGTTCAGCCGtacaaaaaaacacataatactgtggtttcatcaatatattcgttgaataccaatttttgtggatttcgaTATTACGGTAAGTTGATCTACGAAATTAACTGTTGATTGAAGTGAAATTTctcttaacattttgtattaatagggtcattggccacgaatttacgtatccttgaaactgtgatttttattttatccacgaaaattgatacccttgaatattaatgaaaacacaGTACACACTAAAGTCAGCTATTTACACGCTGTCATTCAAACTATAAAAAACAACTTTAGGTATGGTCCAATTTGAATCCCCAATTACACTTATCATGGCATTTTGTACTAATACATTGATTGATAACCAATAAACTCTCCTAcagaaaaattgtcaaaatataaaatccagTTCTTAAGTGGAACTTATCtagaaaacattataaaaaggggaacaacttgtttttcatttcaaattgaaGAATACATAtttgagttatttccctttgaatGTGTTTCATCAATTTCTTGTATGCAAATCAAAActgaaacaagtgaaaagctgtcaatgtgacagcaaaccgggttttcttttatgtaaactgtatccataattcatgtcaacccttatccagtaaaatggagtaccctacatgtatatgcaacattttgccaaaaaatgactaagttcaaaagctagtatttttttcataaattttcagaaatcaaaatcctagcaatatgcacacctctgatatatgtacaattgatctgcaaaagaacaacttcctatcttgagaactgtaggaggagttatccgtacaatgagggtaccctatatacaatattttgccaaaaaatgactaagttcaacagctggtattttttcgataaattttcagaaatcaaaatcctagcaatatgcacacctctgatatatgtacaattgatctgcaaaagaacaactacctatcttgagaactgtaggaggagttatccgtacaatgagggtaccctatatgcaatattttgccaaaaaatgactaagttcaaaagctggtattttttcgataaattatcggaaatcaaaatcctagcaatatgcacacctctaatatatgtacaattgatctgcaaaagaacaacttcctatcttgagaactgtaggaggagttatccgtacaatgaggctaccctatatgcaatattttgccaaaaatgactaagttcaaaagctggtattttttcgattaattttcagaaatcaaaatcctagcaatatgcacacctctgatatatgtacaattgatctgcaaaagaacaacttcctatcttgagaactgtaggaggagttatccgtacaatgagggtaccctatatacaatattttgccaaaaaatgactaagttcaacagctggtattttttcgataaattattggaaatcaaaatcctagcaatatgcacacctctgatatatgtacaattgatctgcaaaagaacaacttcctatcttgagaactgttggaggagttatccgtacaatgagggtaccctatatgcaatattttgccaaaaaatgactaagttcaaaagctggtattttttcgataaattatcggaaatcaaaatcctagcaatatgcacacctctgatatatgtacaattgatctgcaaaagaacaacttcctatcttgaaaactgtaggaggagttatccgtacaatgagggtacccttttggcagccgcccgcccgccatccgcccgcccgccattttcaccattttaataaccggatttttccgttggaaaacccggttaaaaatgaaTCGTCACACATTAGCAACATTTCTAAGCGACAATATTTCAAGAgcatatcatataaaacatacaAAACGTATagataatttaatattaattactgtagagtacatgtacaaaacacAGAACACAGAGTCCATTGATGACGCGTTCTTTATGTAAAAAGTTCACGTACACAGAAAAGGAATCCATTGATGGTGAGttgtttttatgtaaagttCACGTACACAGAAACAGAGTTTATTGATGACGCTTTCTATATGTAAAGTTCATGTACCAGGTACATAGAACGCAGAGTCCATTGATGACACTTTCTTTATGTAAAGTTCCCGTACACAGAAACGGACTCATTATTTATGTACACAGAAACGGAGTCCATTGATGATGCCTGATTTTTACAACAAACTATACAATTTGTGTCGATATCAGTGACAATCAGAATTATGGATTATCTGAGCAGGTTCTGTACTGTCTCCCCCTCAAGGAGTTTTAAAAAGCAGCTTGTCTGTAAGaaacaaaattcatcatttaataattgtattaatgAATAACACCAAATactaatgaaagaaaaagagaaCAAAGTCATATAACTAATGCTCCCCCATTACTTGACATTGCTACACATCAAGAATAGCAGAGTATGCATTATATACACAAATTAATAATGGGCATTACTTGAACAAAATAATCAGATCTTTTTGTTCCTGGAAATATTCTCATCTATTCATTTGTCTTTGTTATATTCAAATCTACACATTGAAATTCCCCCCACCTCTCTTATGGCCATTTTCTCTGGAATTATTATggtttgatcaaactttaatctgcacaacacatgctttcacacaagttactgctttttggGCTGAAAATTTTCCcagaatgtttttaaagattgtttctatatattcctatgtaaaaattcattccccATTGtagcccaccctacccccagagaccatgatttgatcaAATGTGAATCTATACTGTCTggggatacttccacacaagtttaagtttttctggccaaatagcttttgagaagatttttaaagattttctctacatattcctatgtaaaacttgatccccccattgtggccccgacCCTACCctcagggaccatgatttgaataaatttgaatttatactgtctgaggatgcctccatacAAGTTACGGCTTTTcaggccaaatggtttttgagaagaatatttttaaagataaactctatatactcctatgtaaaacttcgacccccccattgtggccccaccttacccccggggaccatgatttgaacaaacttgaatctaacctatctgaggatgcttccatacaagtttcagcttttctggcaaaattgtttttgagaagatttaaaaaaaaatatctccaaattttcattaaatcctAATTTTTTCCCTTTAATTAGGGTGtgtccctttattttaacaaacttgaatcccctttacccaatGACGATTTGTGCcaattttggttgaaattggccaagtggttcaggagaagaaatcgaaaatgtaaaaagtttacagacggacggacagaaagtgatcagaaaagctcacttgagctctcagcttaggtgagctaaaaaccaggACTGACTGATGGACGGGTCAAATTATACCCTTCATGAGGGGTAGGTTGAAATCATTATTTCCTTAGAATTCCCTTACATGGAGTATAATAATGCCACAATTAGCAATGCAAAGATAGattttcaaattgataaatattatttacactTATTTCTTTAGTTATTATAGACGTCGTTTGGatatttgttataattatatactatatAATATACTGTTTAATATTATAGACTTAATGTGGATATCTCTTATAATATTCCACATTTAGCAAAgtaaaaacttgtataacacTATGTTTCTCACTCAGCGACATGTTTGGATgatcacaaagtgtgaaataaacaggagtcagtattacagtccatctgaattatacacagctcaatttcagctgcagatgttgaacaaagtgacaaacaacatgtgtggttttgagagcagactagatttgtacagaaacatttacaacctgtcaatatcccAGCTATCTCCATTATACGGCTGGTGTTGAGCTGGACATGGCCTCCTCATCAGGACGGGgtctgtgttcatctacaacaagtcattaattagctgttaattaatcATCTCTATACATTATATGTAATGATAGAGCTACATCTACAATTAAAACTTTGAACTGCTTACCCTAACACTTGCtttattatttatctaattatttaaattaagtCAATTAACATGTCACAAAACAactgattacaaatacatgcGTCAGTGAGTTTTACCTTCGTTTAGTTGATGAGTTGTGTTGTGATGAGGTGTCGTGTATCAGGTGTCTCCATCAGGACGGGgtctgtgttcatctacaacaagtcattaattagctgttaattaatacatacagtatatgtaatgatagagctacatctacaaattaaaactttaaactgATTACATTGACACATGCAATaatatttatctaattaattaAACCAATTCAAATTACTTGTAACTAATTACAATACATGTGTCACAAAAAGTAATTACGATGACCTTTTATTCTAATTAACCAAATACATGAAATACAATGTCATGTGAATGTACatctaattaataaaaaaaatgtaactaatgtatatttaagataaacaatgaatcccagctaaccctgtaacaatgagttgtttatattgacaaacaatcacacagataaacatgtcttacatgtatcttattgactgataattaacacggactgtgtgtcttagttatctatatctaattaatgtgaatgataatgactcagacttacctgtcagagcgtcctgtctggtgatatacctgtagacacGCACCTTGTTGTTCagtgatccgacccagagacggtgagtgttgacatcataactcaggctccaTGGATAACGCATCTCTTGTGATTctgtcagtagatgtgacaggaactgaccgtccttatttatcatctgtactgtgttggttttatcatcacacaccaggatgtgtgacagcgcgtcagtacagattcctaATGGCAGTAGTCgtgatcctgatggatgtcctgtgtaggagaaacgatgtcttcctccacgctctgtcaccactacagctgtaatgtcagacaccacgacatccccattgttgttctctgttatatagcgAGGTATACTATACAGTCCCCGTCCTGTGTTGTGGTactgtatggtttgtgtgagttgtccactctggttgtaccaGGTTACCTTGCCTGTCTGTGTATCATAGTCACACATcacgaccagtagatccccagtggatggggaccagtacacacaccgtggtctccatgtagagtctgttctctctataaatgtggtggttgttttcatatcctttgacagtttgttgatgttagaatacctatctatataaatcagttcactctcactgttcactgtgtgtgaTCCATAACCACTAcatgaatcctccacacgatgtagagggacacctgttgtgtctgtcaacatgagaTTGTATAAAtgatcactgacccagacccggtctgatgtcacacaggaaatgtgattaCAATAATCAACACCTGGCactgtgagagattgatggagctcagcaccagacgtcagtttcagcagacactggtttcctacgcgtcggtttcctctctctgtgatttggattgcactcagtgactccatcacatcctccttgttgagtgactcagtcatggagagctggctggtgtggagtgtaaGATGTATCTGGGGGAGGGCTGTCTTTGTGAAGGAGAGGAATTGTAGCGCACTGAATGTGAATGCTGGCTGTACATATCTGTGTTCATATCTCCTTAGTCTGACAATATGTCTGATCATTtctatcttttgttttttacatctgtgtttgaaatcaaagtcacaTAACACATTGTTCAATAGATCATATACCACATCG encodes:
- the LOC136274412 gene encoding uncharacterized protein, producing the protein MTQTAHIMDTASSQYITASSPYGVNQCSKCPGDTAYYCVSCPCDLCPQCKENHVKDLQTIDHNVVSHRDKINYIPTQEICVRHPSHVYIKYCDPCQVPACNNCQTHRKHTQIDVTTAYKTKRQQHRGTIHTIRSEALFYRPVLLTGIKADVKTCHTEISLLQSEMLTKAQNLKELIDDVVYDLLNNVLCDFDFKHRCKKQKIEMIRHIVRLRRYEHRYVQPAFTFSALQFLSFTKTALPQIHLTLHTSQLSMTESLNKEDVMESLSAIQITERGNRRVGNQCLLKLTSGAELHQSLTVPGVDYCNHISCVTSDRVWVSDHLYNLMLTDTTGVPLHRVEDSCSGYGSHTVNSESELIYIDRYSNINKLSKDMKTTTTFIERTDSTWRPRCVYWSPSTGDLLVVMCDYDTQTGKVTWYNQSGQLTQTIQYHNTGRGLYSIPRYITENNNGDVVVSDITAVVVTERGGRHRFSYTGHPSGSRLLPLGICTDALSHILVCDDKTNTVQMINKDGQFLSHLLTESQEMRYPWSLSYDVNTHRLWVGSLNNKVRVYRYITRQDALTDEHRPRPDEEAMSSSTPAV